The DNA sequence TTCATTGAGAACTTTGTAAGGAAGTATTTTTAGTCACGTTTTCACAAAAGTGAAAAGGCCTTGCAATACGCTACTGACCATTTCTAACAATCTGAAAAGCTGTACATTTATCTTGGAGAACTACAGTATATACACTTGTCATCAGGAATTAACATAATAGGCGTCGTCTCAATGCTTTCATAACAAATGTCtataaaacaatcaaacagGATCTGATGTCCACTGTTGAAGCTCATTTTTATCTTATGCTAATTTCTACAACTCTTCAGTTTGGCAACTTAAaaacaaatagcaaaaaaaCATAACACCTTCATTGCAGggagaaataaaaatactgatacaTAGCTTGTGAAAATACATAGTAATTTGCCATAGCCATGTTAAAAAGGTGCTCAGTTAAACTAGCTTCCAAGAAGCAGTTTGCTGTTGTTGGTGTCTGATGGGAAGAGGTCAGGCAGGGTGGTGGTGGACACTGGTCTCCCCAGAACCACCACAGGTCTGAGGTACTGAAGCTGCTTAATGGCCAGGTCCCCACACCCAGCCAGCGCTTTGTCCAGGATGGACTTCAAGTTTTGGACTGACGTGAAGTCCCCAGTCATAGCGTGGGGCTTCAGCAATGGGGAATGAGTGCGTCTGCTGCGAGTGTGTGAGATTCCCAGCTGGTTGTTCTCCTTGACGGAACAACTGCGCCTGAAAGCATCTCGCCGTTTCCCTGGTGCCATGCTTTTGTCTTTTGGGGATGTGTCTTGTATGAATTTCAGGAATGAGGACTCAAAGCCCATAGGCTTATAGGCAGCAATGTCAAAAGGGTGTGAAGAAGGGCTACCAGGTTGGGCGTCTTTTACATTGGAAGGCTGTTCAGACAGTTCATTTTTCCGTTTCAGTGGCTGGCGGACTGGAGGAGTGGGACACGGAGCCGACCCGTTTACCATTTTACCACCATCTTTGATGCTTGATGTGTCTTGGAAGCCCTCTTCAGTAGTAAAGCGCAGCGAACATGGTGGTGAGAGGTCAACAGTGACTGGGCGGAGAAGAGGTTTGATTTTATCCAAGCTTAATCTCTCCTCCTGTTTCTGACTGTTGTGTGTTCCTGCAGCTGAGTCTTCAGCATGCCCACCTGTGCTCGGCTCACCATAAAGCACCTCATCTGCCCCAAACAGGACCCCATTTCTCTCCACAGGTggcagctcctcctcttcctcctctgggaATCCCAGTGGATCATGATTATCCTCATCCTGTGTTTCGGTCTTGATAGAGTGTAAGCTCATGGGTGCAGGCTGCCCCCCTGTGTGTTCTGTCTCTGCCTGGTACTCCATTTTACGAACCCCATTAGGGGTACACGCCCCTGTAACAGTTGGCCTTGCCGACTTCCTCTGAATCAGCTCCTCAAGCTGCTCAGCATTAAAAACAAGcttatcttcatttttaacGAGATCCTCTCTACGCATGCGATGAACCCTCAAGTAGTGCCGGTTCAAACTGTGCATGTAAGTGACGACAGAATCACAGTCCTGAACCATGCATGGATAGGCCACACGCAGGCAGCGGTCTTGGCACATTTGTAGTGCTTCTTCATGAGATCTAAAGACGAAACGATTAAAAgagtttcttttctctttctttttttctccagacACTTTCTTCTGCTCAAGACCCTCATTACCCATTTCTTCTGATTGGGCCATCGTTTCAGGCTTTGGACTCAATCTCTCAGCCTGTGTGGCGGGTGAACCAGGTTCTTCTTTCAGAGGGCTTTGTGGTGTAACAATGAGCTTTTTTTGGCATCCAGTAACTGACTTTTTGTGAGTGCTTTGTAGACGTACCACCAGTGAATCATAGTACTCACAGTGACGATAAAGTGTATGTTTTTTAAGTGCATCATCGTGGCTGAACACTCTTGTGCAGCCATCGTATTTGCACCTTATCAGCTCAGGTGGTTGCGAGTGGCAATCACGCGTGTGACGCACTAGGCTGCTTTTAAGGTGATAGGAGGCGCTACAGTTTGCAAAGTGACATTTGTATTGGGGCTGAGGTTCATCTGAGCTTGGTGGAGGCCTTTTCTTGGCGGGCTCTTTCCTGACTTCTGGACTGTGAGGCACATCAAAATCCTTTTCCAACAAGAGCTGAGAGCGGTTGTAATGATGTACTAACTGCAGGTGGCGCACAAGGCCTCCCTGAGTGGAAAAAGCTGCATCACAGTTTTTTGCCACACAATGAAAGGGTTTACTGAACTTATCCAGTATGTAGCACAGATTACTTTTGGCTACCAAGCGTCTTGTCGTTCTGACCTGCTGTGTAGTCTTATCCTCGCTCTCCTCCTTCTGTTCGCTGtcttcctctctactctctgcttcatcctctccttcctcttcagATTGGGAATGATTGTGAaagttttgtccattttcacTTAGTGTTGTTGAGTTTTTTGCCTCATGTTGGTGCTGCAACTTTGGCACCTCTTTCTtcttcacatttagaccatggTTCATCATGGCCTGAGAGGTTTGCTTTGTTTGAGATGTGAGCTCTTGGCTTCCCTCGTACCGCACAGATGCACAGCTTATTTTGTCGACTAAAGACTCACTCAGGTTATGGATCTGAATATAGTGAGACCTCAACACATGTTTCTGTCTGTGACTCTTGGAACAAAGGTGACACACATAAGGCTTAAAAGCGGTGGTTTTCAAAGAAGTCAACCTTCTGGCTTGCTCAATGGTACGGCCATGTTTGGTGTTATAGTGGCGCAGTAAACTGTAACTTTGGGCAGTCCTAAAGCCACAACCCTTCATCTCACAGATATATGGCTTAGCAGTGGCTAATGATTCAACACTGCATTCTTCGTTTGTTGTTGATGCTTGTTCACTTTGGATTTTTACCTTTTCCTCTGGCAGATGTGGTCTCTTCTGAAGTAATACAACAGGAGGCTTTGCCATAATTGCCTGATGAAGTGACATTTGTGATGCAGTCGAGTCTGGGTTAGACTGAGGGAGCTCACTTGGCAAACTGTGAGGTGATGAAGAATTTAGGTCCAGTTTACTCAGCCCAATAAGAATTTCTTTAAGagcatcattttttgtctgaagGCCTAAAGGGCTTGTTTCATTGCTTTGGGGTGGAGTGGacgtctttctttctttgccagCTTCCACGGGTTGAAATGGAGTtgagagctcattttttcccttttcttcatTGTCTGGCTCAGTTTCAATCTTTATCCCTTTGGACTTGGAGCCctgctctttgtcatgtttgtgttctttgttcTCCAGTTTAATATGTTCTGGGTGagcacatttcagatgtctctGGACATCTCTGGCTCTGGAAAAAGTCATTCCACACTTCTCAAAACCACAAGTGAACTTACTTCCATCAAAACACACAGCCACCAAGGTCATTGTTGCTTTGGGCTCCTTGCAATCTGACTCTTGCAAAGAGGAGGCACAGCTAACTGATGAAGAGTTTAGGATATCTCCATTTACATTGTCTTCTGAATCAATCGACTTATTAAGGCGGGCTGTTGCTTCGGTAACAGTCTTAAAAAGTTTCCGCTTTGCCTTCCTCTGAGCCTCAAAGTCATCTTCAGAGAAAGTTATGTTGTGTGTggataaatgtttaataaactcCTTTTTGGATAAGTAGTATTTCTGACATTCACTGCTGGAACAGGTAAATGCTGCGTCTCTGAAATGCTGTGCTTCATGGTGATATATCTGACCTAAGTCAGAGTAGGTGATGTAGCAGCCTTTGAGCTCACACTGGTAGTTGAGCTGATAACCGTGGGTCTGCTTGTGTGTGACAAGTTCGTTGGAAGAGCTAAACTGCGCACCACAACCTATAACCACACAAGTGTATGGCCGATCACCATAGTGAACTCTTCTATGTTTGCGGTGATGGTAAGCTGAGACAAAATGACGTCTACAGAAGACACATTTCTCCCGTTTGTCTCGCATCTGatgaaaatatttcacattctCATCACCTTTATGCTCTGACTTTAAGTGGACATATAAGTACTTGGAATGTTTAAAAATCCGAGTACATCCAGTTCCTGGACACGGATACTCATCCCGGTTTTGAAGTTTGAAGTGCTGGTCAATGTAATCAAATGTTACATGCTCGTCATCATCCACACGCTTCTCTTTGACTGTTTTGGCTTGTTGCACGATGTGATGCAACACATCTGGATCATGCGTGGATTTGTAATACAGCATTAAGGAAGGGTCGATGGTGATCTCACCGGGTTCAatatcatcatcctcatctaTTGGTTTCGGCACATCctctgttttaacatttttgtcaagatgtgtttcactgtgaatgtGATTTTTCAGGTGAGGAACGAGTTCCTTTCTGCTCTCAAACTTTTCCAGGCAAACAGGGCAGGGGTGGCTGTTGTCCTCTGCATGTCTTTTGGAGTGGTGCATGATTTGGGTGTCAGTGACTGACCTCTTACAAATCTGACAGCAAAACTTTAGCTTCTTTGTGTCGGATTCTCCCTTGATTTCTGTTTGGTTAGTATACGGCTTTTGATCCTGTTGTTCATCATCATCAAGACCTCCATTTATCCTACTTTGGTGCTCAGATTCTACTTTCAATGTGATTCCCAGTAGGTCATGATGTTTAAAGTTCTCTTGTTTGTCTAAtgcctcttcctcttctccgtCGGACTCGGGTTCCAGGCCTAGAAGGGAGGTGCAGTGATACTTAAGAGTTTTCCAGTCCCAGAATTCAGGGTCAAAAGGCCAGTGTGCTTTCAGTGCTAGTAGCAACTCACAACGCAGCGAGTTGGGAATAACTTCACTTTCCTGGTCATATTTTTGGTCAGGGCGTTGGTAGAGCTCTTCAAGACGGCTGTAGGCTTCTTGGATTGGGCCAAGCAGGAACTCTGTGAGCTGGCAGGCACGCAACACTTCAAGGTCATCTGGAAGAAGGCAGGACACTGTCTTACAGACAGAGATCCTTGTTTCTGAGTCATCTTGCTTTGGAAGTTGAAGGGCTTTGACACAAAGTTCTACTGAGGCAGGTATCCCCAGTTCCTCTGCCTGAAAAGACAGTGACATATTACCATTAACTAATGCTGGAAAAGGCAAAACTGACCCCACATACAATTGCCATTTTAAGTGTTTATCATGATAAGATGCTGATGAGACACTTTCCTCTGCCACATATGTGCAAATGAGGGCTCATCCTCCTCCAGTCTAGAAGGAGGAGGTAATGCACTTAAAGCCGTTTGTGCCAAAAATACCAGATGATGAATagtttctgcacttttacagaATGGCTGTTACCACTCACCTCAGTCTGAATCACACGGACCAGGTAAAGCAAATGGTGGACTGTTTTGGCAATGGCTCCTAGCTGAAGGCATCGTTCCAGAAGAGAGGCCAATGAGGGGTCAAGTCTCCTCTGAAGCTTACTCCACAACAGAGTCAACTCCCttttaatgaaaacagacaagagCATTTACACACACTTAAATCTCTAAACACCACAgcaataacattaaaaacaagaaaacaaacatactTGATCAAACATCTATGATTTAAACATCTAGTTTCAAAATCACAATGTATGTAAGTGCAGTTTAACATCCAGTCCAACCAAAACACAGACTACTCACCAGGAGCAGTAAAGACTCTGTTGCTGTAGCTGCTGTGTCAGGAAAGTTGTGCACAGAATAAAAGCTGTGTTCTCCTCACCCTCCGTTTCCAAATTACATGTGATCTCCAGTACATCTTTACAGTCCAGTCTGGATATCtgccagaaaataaataaaatgcttacAGCttagaaacaacagaaaactcaTAACTAGTCACTTCTCAACTTAGAATTGGGATACCACACATGGAATAACATTTCTGTCCTTTGTTGAGATATGAACCTGTTTCACTTCATGGACCGTTGCTCTAGAGGAACATTAGAGTTGAAAGTTCTGTCATCAACATGGACCCAAGAAAGATCAGCAAGCCAGCACTGTACAACACATATTTTGCTACTGTGATGTCTACATTTTGATTTTAACAAAGAACCTTATATCATACATCATACACTACCACAAGGATAGGGTAATAAAATACAGCACAGCAGATACAGGGAAATCCCAACAGTTTGCCCTTATTTTGCATTTCTAAGATGAAAACCTATGAGGAATTAAGAAAACATTCTTGGTTCAGTGTGCTATTGTTTTTGGAAGAACTTTATGACTCTTAAGACGTCAGTGGAAGGATTAATTCAACAGCTCTGACAAGTTTTCAACTAAGCATAccaagaaaatgtcagaaaatagggACAGACAGCACTAAAGAGCAGAACCAAACAACAAGAAGACATgtcaatgaataaaatgaatgtgTGAGAATAAGACTAAgcaatatatcaaataaaatttaactaattccactttttttgttcttgtgcaGGACAGCATTTAAGAGAATtttcttaacaaaaaaaaaaaaaaaaaagcaaaccgTTCCTCAGCTTTAAAATTATCATTGCAATTAGTTTTCTATTGCCACGGCCCACCCTTctattcacattttcatttttccttcaacACATCATGCAAATcatgcatacaattacacaaaaatagTTACCGCTGCACAGCTAATCAGGTTTTACCTTTAAAATCTTGTAAGAGGATAACAGTCTAACTAGTGgtgcttttcttttgttgctgtCACTCATGAAGTCTTATTAAGTGGGACAAGGCACATAGTTTGAACAAAACTATTTTGAAGCTATTTTGTGGTTGGCTCTTGTGGACACTGTTCTACTTGACAATGCACTCAAGCCTCACAAGTAGTTGTGTGATTGtggtacaaaaagaaaaagaaattctgCATGAATTACTGACACATTCTCGTTATGATCAAAACAGAGGGACTTGCACACTCAGATTTACTGAAAAACCAAACAGCACCTAAAACAAGCTCTATACAGtgtgttatcataaaatggtttgcttgaaagaaaaaaaatgtaattctggACAATAAATAATTACTATGCAAGAGGACTTCTGTATTAATGTATGCTGCATTCATATTctattcaaaaatgtaaaatattgctTAATATGCAGTACATATTCATCGGAAAACTGAAAATAGGCCACAAAATTTCCATCGTGCACAAGCTCAAGTCTTCAAACTGAATGTCTGAAAATTGAAAGCTTAATTTGCATGTGGATTTGGGGGCTCTATTTTTAGAAATGGTGCAGACAAACTTTATAAATAggtacattttttattatttattataaaaaggTTTCACTGGCAAATATGTCCCCATTTTCATTTACCAGCTAACATGATTTATATGCTGcatgaaagaacaaaaatgctGTGTGTTTGAGACTGTGTGCGGCTGTGTGACTGAACACAAAGAATAGAGGGATGTTTATTTGACTTTGAAAGCTCTGAGAGACCTTGGCCTGCTGTGATCCCCTTAATTTAGCATCCATGATTATCAAGGTTATATCAGTCAGTGCCATGCTAATTTTAATactttatatttactttttttaagaaattacaTGTTGGTGTGGCAGAAATGAAAGTAGACCAAATGTACTAAAAGAGAATAATGACAGGTGCAAATGTGACATATCTCCATGCCAGTTCACAAAGACAAAGTGTTATAATACCTCCACTATGGCTTCTTCATTGGGCAGCAGGTAACAAAGCAGGGAGACGTATGTTTGACGAAACGTAGCCTGGTTAgaaataaagctgcattcagTGCAGGCTTTGGCCAACACCACCGCCTTGGCAACTTCGCCCATCTTCTCCAAATGTTTCACCCGCATCTCCATGAAGCCCTCGCCCTCCAAGCTGATGTATGCATCAACTAAAGggaaaattcaaacaaaatctGAGTAGTAAACCACTAATAAACCTGGAGTAAGCCTGTGGAGTCACCTCAAAATAAAAGATGTAAACTGAATAGTAAACTAGATCCTTACCTTCCTCTGTGTTGGTGGGTTGGCCAGTGAGGAGGGAAGTGAGGACCGGGTTGCTCCACGCTCCTCCTTCTCCTGTGATCTGAAGTAACGCTTGTAGGTCTGTGCTTCCATATTGTAACAAGGTATCATGGGCATTCTGCAATAAACACAGAAAGATTATCTGTAAATGCAATGTATGAAAATACCTGTTCCACACCTTGTTGAACTTGGTTTGAAATGACGCTCTGCCCCCCCAAAAGTTCTGGTAcattcaattgtattttttctacaCTGAAGCAGCAGCGATAAGTCTTCCACTACTGTCATGAGATAATGAGATTTACAAATGAACAACTCAAAAGGGCATTCATTCGTATTAGAACATAAGTGACTTCAAATTAATAATTTATCTattctaaacaaaacaaagcatttgtCATTAGAACGCAAATGTTCATATCTGAAAAGACTTGATGACAGCTCTGCACAAGCTGCCAGCTTATAATTACTTTTCCTTTCCTGACAACAACTCCGGCTGACAGGAATGAAACACTTTCTTATTTGAAATTACATCAAACAGTGTCATTCTTACAATACAACAAACTGTGGTTAATATGTTGCAGTGTCTTAGCTGGGCGCAATCTAACAGCAAAGACGCTTACTTTTTAAAACCTATATTAGGTTCTACATCTAACTGGAACTACAGTGTGGTAATAAGTTCCCATGACTCGTCATTGTATATCCCTTTTTTGCTCAGCTTGGACATACTGAATCAATTTAACACGGTGCACTGCCAAGTCTTCAGTGCACATTTGCCACAGAAAATGAAGTCTATAGTCCTGTGAAGAACCCCTTGAGACTGAAACACTCATTATCTGGGAATAAAATTGTTCaatgtgtgaacattttcaagaCCTTCAATCCTTTGAGATAAAAACTACTTCAAGCCAGATTTTTCACATACATTTTCTTCATATTCAAGTACACCTTTGACAACCATTGAGGATATACACATCATTGGTTTAACTTAACAAGGGGGAAACAAAAACTGCTGTAGCGTGTACACTAGTTGGAGGCTCCTATTCTCAAATTCCTCAATTAGAAGGCCTTCAACATCCACAGCACAAAGAGTCAATACCctcaatttttttctctcacaaacacacaacagaatcTTATGCTAAAGAAATTTTTGACTTAAGTCATCCCACATTTATTGTTCTTCAGCAAACCATCTTTTAAAAGGTCATCTACCTGAACAGAGTGGTGGAACTGAACCCAGGCCTCATAAGGGATGTCATTCTCAGGCACTGACAGCAACAGTTCAAAACAGCTCctagaagaaagaaaaacaggacgATGTTTTCATTAATCTGTGCTCAAACCCAGCAAAGAAGAGGCTGCACAAGTTAATCCAAGCTCCccacatcatttttttaaagaaaactgtaaTATCATCTAATTTCAGTCATCATGAATCGTGATTGGGCTGATGTTAGGGAAAGctttctgttttagtttcacATCTTCACACATTAAGCATTTCAAAAGGCttgtcataaaataaaataaaaccccgGTGAAGTGTTTTTGAGGTAGGCTCTGTCACACATAATTTTTTCATCTGCCAGCAGTTAAATTTAACTTTCAAATAAGACTTATCCTTcagctgaaaacactgaaacaacTCCTTTCCTTCACCTACGATCAAATCAAAACTGATTGGAGGTGTAGTGTGTGGGCTCAGCAATTAAAAGAAAGGGACATTATGAATTTCTGATCGACGTAATTCAAGTCATGTCAGTATGCAAGTAAATTTCTTCAAACAGGTTGTCCTATGTAGCATGAGCCCTTTAAAGAACCTGCAAGTGCATCGTGAATCACATCTAATCCCAAATAACAACCACTCAGTGTCAGACAATTTGTGTTTGTGGCCTTGATATGGATTCATTTATGGCAGAGTTCTGAGTTCGAATAATTGCTActgataaaaacattaaaggtaTAGCTTCAAGAGACAGCAAGCACAAGAAAGAGTCAGATTGTTTTTTCATACTCTTTATAATATGCAACATACAAGAGATGTGCTTACTTTGATTTTCTATGTAAGCAAACAAATGCCTCTATTGAATTTATTAAATTAGTTCTACTCAAGAGTCGTATGTTTTCTATTTACATTTAGGTGCAAATGTCTACTATGTCGTTCAAGTAGAGGACAGAGTCTTTAGCACAAgtgttttaaaaacatgctgCCATGTAGAGTTGAAAGTGAA is a window from the Amphiprion ocellaris isolate individual 3 ecotype Okinawa chromosome 20, ASM2253959v1, whole genome shotgun sequence genome containing:
- the rlf gene encoding zinc finger protein Rlf, with product MAENNVEPEHEWSDRALDTAEDTLVAMETLLATLRAFEDVLRQQELSAESSTEYCDNFCQALMHYAGSRNSMEHGLPLLEVYCLSINCFAAARSHLTAESDRVALVLKRLALSCFELLLSVPENDIPYEAWVQFHHSVQNAHDTLLQYGSTDLQALLQITGEGGAWSNPVLTSLLTGQPTNTEEVDAYISLEGEGFMEMRVKHLEKMGEVAKAVVLAKACTECSFISNQATFRQTYVSLLCYLLPNEEAIVEISRLDCKDVLEITCNLETEGEENTAFILCTTFLTQQLQQQSLYCSWELTLLWSKLQRRLDPSLASLLERCLQLGAIAKTVHHLLYLVRVIQTEAEELGIPASVELCVKALQLPKQDDSETRISVCKTVSCLLPDDLEVLRACQLTEFLLGPIQEAYSRLEELYQRPDQKYDQESEVIPNSLRCELLLALKAHWPFDPEFWDWKTLKYHCTSLLGLEPESDGEEEEALDKQENFKHHDLLGITLKVESEHQSRINGGLDDDEQQDQKPYTNQTEIKGESDTKKLKFCCQICKRSVTDTQIMHHSKRHAEDNSHPCPVCLEKFESRKELVPHLKNHIHSETHLDKNVKTEDVPKPIDEDDDIEPGEITIDPSLMLYYKSTHDPDVLHHIVQQAKTVKEKRVDDDEHVTFDYIDQHFKLQNRDEYPCPGTGCTRIFKHSKYLYVHLKSEHKGDENVKYFHQMRDKREKCVFCRRHFVSAYHHRKHRRVHYGDRPYTCVVIGCGAQFSSSNELVTHKQTHGYQLNYQCELKGCYITYSDLGQIYHHEAQHFRDAAFTCSSSECQKYYLSKKEFIKHLSTHNITFSEDDFEAQRKAKRKLFKTVTEATARLNKSIDSEDNVNGDILNSSSVSCASSLQESDCKEPKATMTLVAVCFDGSKFTCGFEKCGMTFSRARDVQRHLKCAHPEHIKLENKEHKHDKEQGSKSKGIKIETEPDNEEKGKNELSTPFQPVEAGKERKTSTPPQSNETSPLGLQTKNDALKEILIGLSKLDLNSSSPHSLPSELPQSNPDSTASQMSLHQAIMAKPPVVLLQKRPHLPEEKVKIQSEQASTTNEECSVESLATAKPYICEMKGCGFRTAQSYSLLRHYNTKHGRTIEQARRLTSLKTTAFKPYVCHLCSKSHRQKHVLRSHYIQIHNLSESLVDKISCASVRYEGSQELTSQTKQTSQAMMNHGLNVKKKEVPKLQHQHEAKNSTTLSENGQNFHNHSQSEEEGEDEAESREEDSEQKEESEDKTTQQVRTTRRLVAKSNLCYILDKFSKPFHCVAKNCDAAFSTQGGLVRHLQLVHHYNRSQLLLEKDFDVPHSPEVRKEPAKKRPPPSSDEPQPQYKCHFANCSASYHLKSSLVRHTRDCHSQPPELIRCKYDGCTRVFSHDDALKKHTLYRHCEYYDSLVVRLQSTHKKSVTGCQKKLIVTPQSPLKEEPGSPATQAERLSPKPETMAQSEEMGNEGLEQKKVSGEKKKEKRNSFNRFVFRSHEEALQMCQDRCLRVAYPCMVQDCDSVVTYMHSLNRHYLRVHRMRREDLVKNEDKLVFNAEQLEELIQRKSARPTVTGACTPNGVRKMEYQAETEHTGGQPAPMSLHSIKTETQDEDNHDPLGFPEEEEEELPPVERNGVLFGADEVLYGEPSTGGHAEDSAAGTHNSQKQEERLSLDKIKPLLRPVTVDLSPPCSLRFTTEEGFQDTSSIKDGGKMVNGSAPCPTPPVRQPLKRKNELSEQPSNVKDAQPGSPSSHPFDIAAYKPMGFESSFLKFIQDTSPKDKSMAPGKRRDAFRRSCSVKENNQLGISHTRSRRTHSPLLKPHAMTGDFTSVQNLKSILDKALAGCGDLAIKQLQYLRPVVVLGRPVSTTTLPDLFPSDTNNSKLLLGS